ctgatggctcggagcctggagcctgtttccgattctgtgtctccctctctctctgcccctcccccgttcatgctctgtctctctctgtcccaaaagtaaataaacgttgaaaaaaaaaattaaaaaaaaaaaattgggggggggcaatcttcagattctgtgtctccctctctctctgcccctcccctgctcgtgttctctctctctctctctttcaaaaataaatacgttgttgcactatatgctaactaatttggctgtaaatttaaaaaactaaaattaaaaataaataaataaacatttacgtttgttttaattttttaatttttatgaagccATTTTTTTGAAAGCTGGAAGTAATGTATCTTTGATTATGTCTTTTCAAAGatatacagtatttctttttttaagattatttttagaactgaatgtgttaaattttatttagttagttagttactacttattttgagagagagagagagagcgagagagcaagccagagggcagagagaaatcccaagcaggctccacgctgccagggcagagcccgatgcagggcttgaacccacaaactgcaagatcataacctgagccaaaactaagagacgcttaaccgactgagccacccaggtgcccttaccttgattatttaaaaatgtttaaataagggacgcctgggtggctcagctggttgagcatccaactcttgatctcggctcaggtcttgatctcaaggattgtgagttcaagctcccagctgggctctgcaccagtgcagagtctgcttggggttctctccctctttctctgtgtcccccccaaataaataaattaaaattttttcatgtttaaattaaaaaagtgctatggattgaattgtgttaCCCCCCTCCTGACaaaaaagatatcatatgttAAATCCCTAATCCCCAGTCTGATGGTATTTAGAGATGGGGCTTTGAGGAGGATGAGGTCATTAGAGGTGgggccccatgatgggattagggCCCTAATGAGAAGAGACACGAGAGagcttttcttgatttctctataCCATGAGGATACAGCAGCAGGAAGGGAGTTAACTGTTACCAGGTCATGCTGGTACTctcatcttggacttccagcctccagaactgtgagaaataaatttctgttgtttaaactgcCCAGATAAACGTGTTTgtcatggcagcctgagctgacgaAAACAGCAAGACGGCACAAAATCTGTGGGTAGGCGACAATTCCCCCCAAGATCTACTATTAAGTGAACAAAGCAAGGTGCAAAGCAATGCCAGAGTTgtacaaagagagaaaagtgtTTACATGTCAGCTCATTTATCCGCAGAACAGCTGTGGAACTTTCCAAGGAATCCCCGTGGTGATCACGTCCGAAAAGGGGAACTGGTGCTTTTCAAATTTTGTAAAATTAGAACGAGTGGATAAGTCCCCTACCATCACACTATCAAACAACCCAAACGAAGGAGCGAGCTTCAGGTTCCCCTGGAAGATAAAGGAGTCTGGGGTTAGGGGTGCCCGGCCGGGGCGGTGggagttggcgggggggggggggggggaggattagGTCCAGTCCTGGGAGTGTCCAGCCTTGAGTGTGTTTGTGTTCCAGGAAATAGGTTGATTTCCGGTGCGTGTGGCCTTCAGGGACGCCCCGAGCGAAGTCAGCGGGACACTCAGGCCTCCAGGCTGGGTCAGTGGCCCCCAAAAGACACTGCTGTCTTTGTGGCTGCCTGCAGTTGTAGGGTCTCCTGGAGCCCgaagccccctgcccctcccctgggtcAGCAATGTGGCACTAGGGTCGGGAATGCATCTAGGGACATCCTGTGGCCACAGCCAGCAGGCCTGGAGCTTCTCATGGGCACAaagagggcccccccccccccagacaagAATGCAGACCACCGAGGCAGGGAGCGTCTGGCTTTGCCACACCCCTCCACCAGAACCAGACATCAGGCCTGCGCTTCCTAGGGCCCCGGGGCCTGACAGTCCGGGTCAGTATTATCCTAGCCCAGACACCAGGCAAGGTACTCACTGCTTggaatttcctcatctgtcaaatcaGGGTGAGGAAACCCACTTTGCAAGGTTGCAGTAAGGGTGAGAGGGGCGTCCTGGGCCTACCACTGTGGGGATGACTAGCCAGACGCAATAAGCTGTAACtgttctcattattttattatattttcattttttttacgaAGGATCTGACACCACGCTCAGAGAAATCCTGTTTCCGAGAGGAACTGGCTGCGTCTCCCACAGTCCAATTTTAGGTCTGCCCTGTCTTTGGTATCCTCTCCTCTAAAGCGGGGAGGGAAActgtccttgatttttttttctttctctcacactccATTTCTCGGGAATCCTGTCTGCTGTCTCCAAGATCTATTCAGAATCCACATGGTCCGAGTCCCCATCGCTGCTCCCCTGGACCAGTGCGGGCACCTTCACCTTGTTCTAGCTTCTACCTTCACCCTTACAGAGATCTGTGAGCAGCTGAAGCACATCAAGTCcgccctctgcctctcacctcaCTCAGAGCAAAACCAAAGTCCTCCAGGGGAcccacagggctctgcactgtgggtCCCATCATCTCCCTGCCTTTGTTTCTCCCACCATCCACCCCCTCCAGCGCTGCTCCAGCCGTGAGGGGATCTTTGCTTTTCATAGAACACGCAGGCACgttccagcctcagggcctttgcactgctgTTCCTCACCCTGAAATGCTCTTCTTTCAAGTGCCCCCAGGGCAATGACCTCTCAGCTTACATCATATGTCACCACTCCAGCAGAGAAGCATCCCCTGACCACCATCGCATCACGGTATTGCAGCTGGAATTATCTCCATGATTTCCCCACGCCGATATTGCCCGTGCCCCCCATCAGAATGTCAGTTCCACAAGGGCCGCGattcttgtctgttttgtttgttcactgctgtggGGTTTAGCatcaataaaatacatttccctTCATCTCTTCTGTCTCCACCACCTTCGGCTGCTTTTCCTACAAATTCctttatttaagaagaaaagtcTGCAAAAACAGGTCTTCGGAAGGGCAACGGCGGGCCAAAGGGCGTCAGTCTGCGGCAGGTGCCGGTACCAGGGTCCGGGCGGCTGTGGGCGCGCCCGGGCCGCCAGTGGAGCCGCCAGTGTCCGGCCCGTCCCGCTGGGGTGAGGAGCGCTCGGAGCGGCTGGAGCTGCCGTCCAAGCCAGGGGGCAGCGAGCGGCTCAAGCGTCCCGAAGCCCCAGCAGCGCTCTCGGACCCCTGGGAGGCGCCGTGCCCTCTGCTGCAGGGGCAGCGGCCGCGGCGGCCGAGACACAGGAGGGCGTTGCGCAGGTCGCGGTTGGTGAGCGTGTAAATGATCGGGTTCAGAAGCGAGTTGGCCATGGCCAGACCCAGGAAGGGGTCGGCCTGCAGGAGCACGGGGCAGGCGCGCGCTGGGCACGCCACGTCGAGTAAgagcagcaggaagagagggCCCCAGCACACCACGAAGGCCAGGAGCACCACGCTGAGCGTGCGCAGCAGGGCCAGCGAGCGCGGCGTGTGGCGTGCCCGAGCGGAGGCGCCCCCCGCGGCCCGGGGGCGCTCCCGCAGGCGGCGCGCGTTGGCACGCACCTGGCAGTAGATGCGCGCGTAGAGCGCACAGATGGCGGCCAGGATGCCGAGGAAGGCGAGCACACAGAAGAGCACGTAGGCCTTGGCGTAGAGCGGCAGGACGGTGGAGCAGGCGTCCAGGCGGCCCAGGCAGTTCCAGCCGAGCGAGGGCAGTAGTCCGAGAAGCACCGACACGCCCCAGGCGGCGGCCACCAGCGCCAGCGTGCGTCCCCAACGGGAGGCGGGTGCGGGTCCTCGGCGGGCCATGGTGAGGCGGCGCTCGAGCGCGATGGCCAGGAGGCTCAGCACGGACGCGGCGAGCGCCACGAAGACGCCCCCCTCACGCGCGAACCAGAGCGTGGGCGACAGGCGCAGCGTGAGAGGCCCCGACAGCAGGATGTTGGCGGCATAGACCGCGCCCGCCAGCAGGTCGGACAGCGTAAGGCTGCCCAGGAGCAGGAACATGGGCGCATGGAAGCGCGAGTGGCGCCCCAGCACGATCAGCACCGCCAAGTTCTCCAGCACGATGAGCGCGCACACGGCCAGGAACACGACAGCGTCCGCACGCAGCCCGGCGCCGGGCTGGTAGCGTGCTCCGCGAAGCTTGCCTGTGTAGTTGTAATGCAAGACGATGACCTCGCTCACCGGCGCCGGCCGCAGCAGCCCGGGCTCCATGGGCCGCCCGCCCCAAGGCTGCGGAGAGGTAAGGTGGTGTGTCAGGTCAGGGGGCTGGCAGGGTGGGGCGGGGTTTCGCAGCTCTGGGAAAGGGGCCTTAACCCCCTACCCACCACTGCACACCTCCGCTGGGACCCAAAGGGAGTTCGGGATGAAAAGGAGGTGGCCCTGGAGACAGGCCGACGCAAAGACACGCAGGGAATATCACGAGGGGACACGGTGACACAGAGTCCCACAGGAAAGGGACACGAAAAATCCCATAATCTGGGCTATCCAGGGGCAGATTCAATCATAAGCAGACAGGAACGCACACAAATACAGTGACACGCTGACAAAGACATGTATACACAGTCACAAAGCAGGGGAAACGTGCACAGTCACACCCCATCAGGGAAACGAGAAAATATATTCGCACATGAACAGAGCTACATA
This sequence is a window from Prionailurus bengalensis isolate Pbe53 chromosome A2, Fcat_Pben_1.1_paternal_pri, whole genome shotgun sequence. Protein-coding genes within it:
- the S1PR5 gene encoding sphingosine 1-phosphate receptor 5, with amino-acid sequence MEPGLLRPAPVSEVIVLHYNYTGKLRGARYQPGAGLRADAVVFLAVCALIVLENLAVLIVLGRHSRFHAPMFLLLGSLTLSDLLAGAVYAANILLSGPLTLRLSPTLWFAREGGVFVALAASVLSLLAIALERRLTMARRGPAPASRWGRTLALVAAAWGVSVLLGLLPSLGWNCLGRLDACSTVLPLYAKAYVLFCVLAFLGILAAICALYARIYCQVRANARRLRERPRAAGGASARARHTPRSLALLRTLSVVLLAFVVCWGPLFLLLLLDVACPARACPVLLQADPFLGLAMANSLLNPIIYTLTNRDLRNALLCLGRRGRCPCSRGHGASQGSESAAGASGRLSRSLPPGLDGSSSRSERSSPQRDGPDTGGSTGGPGAPTAARTLVPAPAAD